A genome region from Bufo gargarizans isolate SCDJY-AF-19 chromosome 2, ASM1485885v1, whole genome shotgun sequence includes the following:
- the LOC122926144 gene encoding protein ANTAGONIST OF LIKE HETEROCHROMATIN PROTEIN 1-like, which yields MNMASFDELLDRVSPRLARMDTYFRRSVSPTERLMLTIRFLATGDSFTSLHYHFRLGISTISTIVKETCQVLWEELHEEFIPTPNQQRWLQIEKKIYEVCQFPHCVGAVDGKHIRIIKPPGTGSEFYNYKKYFLIVLMAIADAEYRFVAVHIGAYGRTNDSMIFKNSFMGRSVYNRRFDFPPPEPMPGTDSPPLPYVLVGDEAFQMSGNLIKPYSSRGLDATKRIFNYRLTRARRMVECTFGILVSKWRVFAKPIQLKIETVDEVVKCGVVLHNFIRTKEPAIERIIEDSEMCSIETFGPRGTVAVSAMRDSFAAYFSSDAGRLQWQDQNV from the exons aTGAACATGGCTAGCTTTGATGAGCTCCTAGACCGAGTATCACCAAGACTGGCCAGGATGGATACGTATTTCCGCAGGAGTGTGTCACCTACAGAACGACTCATGTTGACCATCCG cTTTCTGGCTACAGGTGACAGTTTTACGTCGCTACACTACCATTTCCGGCTTGGGATTTCAACGATTTCAACTATTGTAAAAGAAACGTGCCAAGTTTTATGGGAGGAACTGCATGAGGAGTTCATACCTACTCCCAATCAGCAGAGATGGcttcaaattgaaaaaaaaatttatgagGTCTGTCAATTTCCGCATTGTGTCGGCGCAGTGGACGGAAAACATATCCGTATTATAAAGCCACCAGGTACCGGATCAGAATTTTATaattataaaaagtattttttaattgttttaatgGCCATCGCTGATGCTGAGTACCGGTTTGTGGCAGTTCATATTGGTGCATATGGCCGCACCAATGATTCAATGATTTTCAAAAACTCTTTCATGGGACGGAGCGTGTACAATCGGCGCTTTGACTTTCCACCTCCTGAACCTATGCCTGGAACCGACAGTCCACCACTGCCATACGTCTTGGTGGGGGATGAAGCTTTCCAAATGTCTGGAAACCTGATTAAACCCTACTCCAGCCGTGGATTGGATGCCACAAAACGGATTTTCAATTATCGCTTAACAAGGGCACGAAGAATGGTCGAGTGCACCTTTGGGATCCTTGTCTCTAAATGGAGAGTTTTTGCTAAACCGATTCAATTGAAGATTGAAACAGTAGACGAAGTAGTAAAGTGTGGGGTAGTTCTTCACAATTTCATACGGACTAAAGAACCCGCGATTGAGCGAATAATCGAGGACAGCGAAATGTGTAGTATTGAAACTTTTGGGCCACGTGGTACTGTTGCTGTGTCCGCCATGCGAGATTCATTTGCTGCCTACTTCAGCTCAGATGCTGGACGTTTACAGTGGCAGGACCAGAATGTTTAA
- the LOC122926145 gene encoding formin-like protein 7: MEICGKMLTDWDDLSEGKQEDCKTAVMVRWRSIRDRYKKDYNEEVNRPSGSGGTRRQPYRYAAALGFLRRTLELRRTTSSTRAPEPPSESQQEAVPAELPPADPSPPRPAPGQDPNRPLLVPSGDATMAVMAPLFEALMRRQRAGRSRQADYEDLTRLLYETLCGYSNRIVAIEAELRSLRECVAQFSQPGPLQTYWPSIIQLVADFTPDQVLEFRRRVEDAVWDLRHHTTPVPQPPTYPPSHSYPPSHSYPPPQPPHPFQPPHPFQPPQTPTRPPQPPPHSTTPEPFHHSSFSPQNYFQQATFTTPSSLARTTPSPNPPSRLHTPSVSPPTSHISVSTRTYEGGEGSSRALPSTPQPPPTIPQYQDL; encoded by the exons ATGGAGATTTGCGGCAAAATGCTGACGGATTGGGACGACCTCAGTGAAGGCAAACAGGAAGATTGCA aGACGGCAGTTATGGTGCGATGGCGCTCAATAAGGGACCGCTATAAGAAAGACTATAATGAGGAGGTCAATCGCCCGAGTGGGTCTGGCGGAACCCGCCGGCAGCCGTACCGCTATGCGGCTGCCCTAGGGTTCCTACGTAGAACCCTAGAGCTGCgaag aacaacTAGCAGTACTCGGGCGCCAGAACCTCCTTCTGAAAGTCAACAAGAGGCGGTCCCTGCTGAGCTGCCACCCGCGGATCCCTCTCCACCTCGTCCAGCACCTGGTCAGGACCCAAATCGTCCTCTACTGGTGCCCTCTGGTGACGCAACAATGGCCGTTATGGCGCCACTTTTTGAGGCGTTGATGCGTCGCCAGAGGGCCGGTAGAAGCCGCCAAGCTGATTATGAAGACCTcacaaggctcttgtatgagaccTTGTGTGGTTACAGCAATAGGATTGTAGCCATCGAGGCCGAGCTGAGAAGTCTGCGGGAGTGTGTGGCGCAGTTTTCTCAGCCGGGCCCGCTACAAACCTATTGGCCGTCAATTATTCAGCTGGTGGCAGACTTCACGCCCGACCAGGTGTTGGAGTTCAGACGTAGGGTGGAGGATGCGGTGTGGGATTTGAGACACCACACAACTCCTGTTCCCCAACCACCAACCTATCCCCCCTCCCATTCCTATCCCCCCTCCCATTCCTATCCCCCACCACAACCTCCTCACCCCTTCCAACCTCCTCACCCCTTCCAACCTCCGCAAACTCCAACCCGTCCACCTCAACCACCTCCCCATTCTACAACCCCCGAGCCTTTTCACCACTCTTCTTTCTCTCCTCAAAACTACTTCCAACAAGCAACTTTCACCACTCCTTCTTCGCTGGCTCGGACAACTCCTTCACCCAATCCCCCATCCCGTTTGCATACTCCCTCTGTCTCTCCTCCCACATCACACATTTCAGTCTCCACCAGAACATACGAAGGTGGAGAGGGATCAAGCCGTGCACTGCCTTCCACCCCCCAACCTCCTCCTACAATTCCTCAATACCAGGATTTGTAA